Within the Paenibacillus sp. AN1007 genome, the region ATGAGCCTGCTCTTGAAGCATTGCCCTGCGGCTGTGCCGGATGCAGGGCAATGCGCCTGTGCCCGCGGCAGGCGGCAAGCCTGACCTTGCGGTACCTGGGCATCCGCCTTCAGGTACCGCAAGGTCAGGCCGCCCGGCTGGGTCCACCGCCAGCCGCGGGCACAAAAAAGTCTCCATACCCCGCGCGGAGGCCACTGCTCGCACGGGGTATGGAGACGATATGCCTTCGGCCGAGCGGCATAATGCTGCCCGCCGCACGGCCGAAGGGATTACATTTTGTCTGGTGCGGATACGCCCACCAGACGGAGCGCTGTTGCGATGACGGTGCGAACGGCACCGATCAGCGCCAGACGCGCCTGGGTCTGCTGCGCGTCTTCGGTAATGACGCGCTCAGCCCGGTAGTAACTGTGGAACAGGGATGCCAGTTCGTAGACATAACGAATAATGCGGTGCGGTGCATAACCTGCAGCCGCTGCCGCAATCTCTTCAGGCAGCTCGCCCATTTTGCGAAGAAGGTCATACTCATGTTCCGTTGTAAGCTTGGACAGATCAATCTGTGCCAGCGGCAGCAGCTCTATGCCCTGCTCTTCGGCTTGACGATACACGCTGCATACACGTGCATGTGCATACTGCACATAGAACACCGGGTTTTCATTCGATGTCGAAATCGCCAGATCCATGTCAAAGTCCAGATGGGAATCCATGCTGCGCATCGTGAAGAAATAACGAATGGCGTCGATGCCGACTTCATCCATCAGGTCTTCCATCGTTACAGCTTTCCCTGTACGTTTGGACATTTTAACTTTCTCGCCATTCTGGAACAGGCTGACCATCTGTGCAATCAGGACAACCAGCTTGTCCGGGTCATTGCCCAGTGCCTGCATAGCTGCTTTCATCCGAGGAATATATCCATGGTGATCGGCTCCCCAAATGTTGATCATCGTGTCATAGCCACGGGAATACTTATCACGGTGATATGCAATATCCGGTGTCAGATAAGTATACGTACCGTCATTTTTGATCAGTACGCGTTCCTTGTCGTCCCCATACTGCATCGTTTTCAGCCAGGTTGCGCCGTCTTTTTCATAAATCTCGTTGCGGTCACGCAGCTCGTCCAGTACGCGAAGCACTTCGCCATTATCATACAATGATGTTTCGCTGAACCAGATATCGAAATTCACACGGAAGCGGTTCAGGTCTCGTTTGATTTTGTCGAGTTCCTTCTCCAGTCCATAATCACGGAAATATGCTGCGCGATCTCCTGGGTGCATGGACAGCAGGCTGTCCCCTTTTTCAGCAACCAGTTCCTTCGCAAAACCTTTGATATCTTCTCCATGGTAGCCATCTTCCGGCATTTCAGCCTCTTGACCGAGCTCTTGCAAGTAACGCGCTTCAATGGAACGCGCCAGATTAAACACCTGGTTACCCGCATCATTAATATAATATTCACGAGTGACATCGTAACCTGCGTAATCCAGAATATTGCACAGTGCATCCCCTACAGCAGCACCGCGGGCATGACCCAGATGAAGACTTCCTGTCGGATTGGCGCTGACAAATTCCATCTCGACCTTTTTCCCTGCTCCAACGTCGATTCTTCCGAAGTCCTCGCCCTGCTCATGTACCAAGTTAAGAACCGGATAGAGATAACTCTTGTCCAATTTGAAGTTAATAAACCCCGGCCCTGCAATCTCTGCCTTCTCAATGCCTGCATCGGCAAGATCCAGGTTGGCAATAATCTCCTCGGCAATCTGGCGAGGGTTGCGCTTGGCAATTTTGGTCAACTGCATTGCCGCGTTGGTAGCCAGATCCCCATGGGACTTCTCGCGCGGCACTTCAAGCGTAATTGCAGGAAGTTCTTCCTGTGTTACAATACCGGCTGCCACGATGGCACTGCCGATTGCAGAACTTACCCGTTCATTAATGGTATCTAGTGGATTACGTGTCATGAATTTGGTTCCTCCTGTATATGCAAACTAATCGCAAAATGTCCGGCTTCTTCATCAAAGCGGTAAAAGTCGTAGCTCCACGCTGCGCGTGCGCTCAATCCCTGAATGGAAAGTTCCAGCTTCTGTGTATTCGTGGACAGGGCAAACGACATATATGGTGAACGGTAGAAACCCGGAAGCTTTCTGTTCAATTCGAACGTCTGCTCCGATTCCACCTCACCATGACGTATAATCTTGATGGATTGTTCGCCCAGCTTCAATGTTGTACGGGTCATGCCTCCCTCGGGTCCAGCCTGTGGCTCTTCATAGCGAACATACAGATACGCTCCCTTGACCACAGCTTCTCCCTGCATCTCCTGCAGTACATCTTCCCCTTCATAACGGCTGTGCAGCCGGATCTGAACCGGTCGCATCTTCGACATGAATGTTAACCTCCATTATATTCGAGGCGGCGCAAAATCAGGACAGCCGGTGAGAACAGCCCTTCCTGTATCGTTGTGCCGCTATACACGCTCATATTCCGAAAACATACTCTCCTACACTCTACTGTATAACTATATCCAGTTCACTCGCTCAATTCAAATCCAAATTCAGAGTTTTTTTCTGACGGCACCAAAAAGAAGAGCCGCACCCGCTTCGTGCAGCTCTCCTTTACTTCGCATATTTCTCGTGATCCTGCTTTATTAATTTGATATCGCTTGATTAAGCCTGCTCTTTTATCTCATTATAATGAAACATGTTTATCTCAGTTTACATAAACATGATAAATCCGATCATACCCACTGCGATGCATGCGGATAAGGACAGGTAGAGTCCGCTATTTTGGCACGAACCTGCACAAGGCATCCGCAATGCCGGCACGTTGTTCCGTACTGCAGATCAGGACAGGCAGAGCAGATGGCAAGCCTCCGTTCATACTCATCGTTTTCTACCGTGGCACGTGAGCGGGAAGCGATTTCGACCAGACGAGCCATTTTGGCATCACTAATATGAACATCATACTGACTGTCACAGCCCTTACAGGGTGCATTTCTACCCTCGCTTGGACGCTGCTGTTCGTAACCGGAGGACTTCATATCTTAAGCCTTAACAGCGATCACACCAACAGACGCCGGAGGCAGCATAAAACGCAGTGTGTTATTCTCCAATACAAGCCCGTCCCAAGCCGCAGGCTTCACCTGATCAGGCTGTTCAAACGTATTGTATGCTCCAAAGTCAGTGTTATGGAGAAGCTGTCCCGATACGCCTGCCGCTTGACCTGCCTCCAGCTGCACTACTACTTCAAGCTCATCGGTATGACTGAGATTACTTGCTGTCACATGAATGACCCCGTCTTTGTTACGTGATGCCGATAAGCTGAGCTGCGGGATCGTCTCGTCTCCGAACGTATATCCCGGACTCTCATAGCTGAGATCCAGACGCTGCGCATCCATATGAACCTGATACATATCGAATACGTGGTACGTCGGCGTCAAGAGCATTTTATCTCCCTCGGTAAGCACGAGTGATTGCAGTACATTAACGATCTGAGCCAGATTCGCCATATGCACCCGTTTGTTATGCTGATTGAAAATATTCAGGTTCACAGCTGCGAGGACAGCATCACGCATCGTATTCTGCTGGTAAAGGAAACCCGGATTTGTCCCCGGCTCAACGTTGTACCACGTTCCCCACTCGTCTACAATGATACCAACGCGGCCTTCCGGATCATATTTGTCCATGATTTCGGAATGCTTCACGAGCAGTTCATCCATGAACAATGTTTTCTTCAATGTGGTAAACCACTCTGCCTCGCCAAAACCGGTGGCGTTCCCCTTATCTTCCCACACGCCTGTTGGAATCGTATAGTAATGGAGACTGATTCCGTCCATGAAACGCGCCGCTTCCCGCATCAGAACTTCCATCCACTCATAGTTGCTGTCGTTCGGGCCGCATGCAATTTTATAAATTTGATTTCCTGAATAATTACGTACATATGTAGCATAGCGACGATATTCATCGGCATAATACTCTGGGCGCATGTTGCCTCCGCATCCCCAGTTCTCGTTGCCCACACCAAAATACTTCAGCTTCCACGGCTCTTCGCGGCCGTTCTGCTTCCGCCAGTTCGCCATAGGAGACTCACCGTCAAACGTAATGTACTCTACCCATTCCTGCATTTCCTGTACTGTTCCACTGCCGAGGTTGCCGCTGATATACGGCTCAGCACCAAGCAGCTCACACAATCTCATGAATTCATGTGTTCCAAAGTGGTTATTCTCTTCCACGCCGCCCCAGTGCGTATTGATCATGCGTGCACGTTCACTTTTCGGTCCCACTCCATCTTTCCAGTGATACTCATCGGCAAAGCATCCGCCAGGCCAGCGAAGTACAGGAATGTTCAGCTTCTGGAGCGCGCCAAGCACATCGTTACGGATACCTTCTGTATTCGGAATAGAAGAGTCCTCGCCTACCCACAACCCTTCATAAATGCATCGTCCCAAATGCTCGGAAAAGTGACCATATATATTGCGATTTATTAATCCTTGGTCTGAATCAGCCTTTAAAGTAACATTAACCATTACTTCAACCTCCTTGAATACTATTGTTATCGCTTACAATAACGTGTTTCAATACAGGTTTCAACCCTTTTATTTCCGAATTAAAAAGCTCTTTTCCACATAAAAATTCAGGAAAAAGGCTTTTTAATTCTTTGATCGCTTCCATTCATACTAAAACTTATACAGACCAATTTTCTATTAGATTCACAAAAATGTTATTTCATAAATTTGATTGTTAATCCATTTCTGATTAAATGAAACTTTTTTGACCATGTTATGCCCTCCATTTATAAATCTATAGAGACGCAGGTGTATTCCTGCTGGTCACCACAAGCCAGCCCCTTCTATATTTAAGGACAGACATGAAGCCGATGTTAAAATGCTCCTCATCGAAAGAGCTGCATGATAGATTGACAGGAACGTATGTGCTATAATTAAAGGTACGGACTTATGATTGAGTGTGGATGTTTTCGGATCACGGCGCTGCTTTCCGAGAGGGGGTGACGTCGATGGTCAAACTTGTGGCGTGGCTTGATGTAATCCGATGGATTGCTGCAATCCTCAGTATTGTGCTGAGCGGACGAAAGCTGTATCGTTGGTTACGCAAAAAGCTTCGGAACAAGCGAAAACCCACCTCATAAGGTTAGCCGCCTACGGTGGGTTTTGCTTGAATAGCAGTATTTAATTCTTGCACGCCGTGGCAATCCACAGCCTTTCGGGTCCTAAGAGTCATTACCGTTGGCGCGGTAATGGCTCTTTATTTAGTATATGGTCGAACCCGCATACCCTATACTTTCCGACTGTAATATATTGATTAATATATTACTAAACTCTTATGTGTCCAGTATAACATAGCCCGAAACAGAAGTTAAGATCGCCTACTTTACAAACCCAAGCAGCATTTCACGAATCAACTTGGCAGCTACGATCTGTGTCTGCTGTGTCGGATCATAGATTGGCGCTACTTCAACCAAGTCACAGCCTACAACGTTCACATCTGATCCAGCGATCATGTGAACTGCTTCGAGCAGTTCTTTGGATGTAATTCCGCCAGCTTCTGCTGTTCCGGTTCCTGGTGCAGCAGAAGGATCAAGCACATCGATATCGATGGTTACATAGACTGGACGGCTGCCCATTTTTGGCAGAGCTTCTTTCATTGGAGCCGCTACTTCAAACGGGTAGAAGTTAATATTTTCGCGGCCGTACTGGAACTCCTCACGGGAGCCGGAACGGATACCGAATTGATAAATATTTTGACCACCCATCAGTTCAGCGGCTTTACGCACAGGTGTCGAGTGAGACAGGGGCTCTCCTTCATAGTGTTCACGAAGGTCTGCGTGTGCATCAATGTGGATCAAAATGAGATCCGGATATTTCTTGTACATCTGTTGAATCACCGGCCAAGTCACCAGATGCTCGCCACCAAGACCAATCGGGAACTTGTTATCTGCCAGCAGGCTGCCGATGTATTCATGGATAACCTCAAGGCTGCGTCCCGCGTTGCCGAACGGCAGAAGCAGATCTCCAGCATCAAAATAGGTCATATCCACAATGCTTTTATCGAGATACGGGCTGTACTCTTCAAGTCCAACCGATGCCTGACGGATATGAGCCGGGCCGAAACGGGAACCCGGACGGAAGCTGACGGTGTAGTCCATCGGCATGCCGTAGATGACCGCTTTGGAATTTTCATAATCTTCAGAGCTGCAAATAAATACGTTTCCTGAATAAGCTTGATCCAGTTTCATTTTCATTTCCCCTTTATTTCGTTAAATCTTCCACGAATTTTGGAAGTACAAATGCCGCTTTGTGCAGACGCGGAGAGTAATACTTCGTATCCATCTCCGGGATTTGAGTCTCATCCACCGCCAGCGGATCGTGTTTTTTGCTGCCCATGGTGAATGTCCACAGACCGCTTGGGTAGGTTGGAATATTACAGCCGTACACATGTACGATCGGGAAGATTTCTTTGACATCTTTGTTCACCTTTTGGATCAGGTCTGCCTTAAACCAAGGGTTGTCCGTCTGCGCAACGAAGATACCATCTTCTTTGAGTGATTCATAAATCCCCTGATAGAAACCGCGTTCAAAGAGTGGCGCTGCCGGGCCTACAGGTTCTGTCGAGTCGACGATGATGACGTCGTACTCATCTTTATGTTCAATAATATGCATGTAACCATCGTTAACGAGCACTTCAACGTTCGGCTCATCGAGTTTGCCGGCAATTTCAGGTAAGTATGTTTTTGAATATTCAATCACTTTACCGTCAATTTCGACGAGAACTGCCTTTTCCACAGCATCATGTTTGATGACTTCACGGATTACACCGCCGTCACCACCGCCAACCACCAGCACTTTTTTCGGATTAGGGTGAGTGTTCATGGCCGGATGTGCCGCCATCTCATGATATACAAACTCGTCCTTTACCGTTGTCATCACCATGCCATCCAGTACAAGCATATTGCCGAATTCTTCGGTTTCAATTATTGCGAGATCCTGGAAATCCGTTTGCTCCGTGACGTAAGTCTGCTTGATCTTTGCGGTAATCCCGAATACAGGGGTCTGCTTCTCCGTAAACCACAATTCCATGATCGCTACCTTCTTTCCGTAAAAGTAATGAGTGATCACTTTAAAATGCATAATCACTGGTCTGTTCGTCCACACACGCTTTAGTATGTTGTACCGAACCCTACCTTTTCATTACCCTTTTGCATTATACGCGATAGATGTTTCAACTGTAAAACGGTTTTCAGGTCGAAATTAACTATAATTTGCTCACTTCACAGCAAGACTGAATATCCCGGTTGTTCCCGTCCCATACTGGAAAGAAAAGAGAGGAGCCCGTCCCATGAACAAGCCTAATTCCAAGACCCGCAAACGCGGGTTCCGCGTACTCCAATTCTTTAAACATCTATCCATCCTTATGGCACTCGGCCTAATTGCCACGGCTGCTATTTTGGTATATCTATACGCAACCAGTCTGCCCCTCGCTGACTCGGATCGCAATTCCAGACTACTGGATAGTCAGGGTGAAGTCATCGCTACCTTCTCTGCTGGCGGCAAAGATTCGATTCCCGTTCAACTGCAGGATATTACTCCAGATCTGGTGAATGCAACGCTGGCTGTAGAGGATCGCAAATTTAGGCAGCATTTCGGCTTTGACATCCAGGGTATGGGGCGGGCAGTTCTTGTCAATATTCAGCACATGCGAATGTCTCAGGGAGCAAGTACATTAACGCAGCAGCTGGCACGAAACCTCTACCTATCCCATGAGAAAACCTGGACACGTAAAGCCAAGGAAGCAATGTACACCGCGCAGCTTGAGATGAAATACAGCAAAGATGAGATTTTGCAGATGTACCTGAATGAGATTTATTACGGTCACGGTGCTTACGGCATCGAAGCGGCGGCCCAGATGTATTTTGGCAAATCGGCCAAACAGTTGGATCTGGCAGAAAGCGCCATGCTGGCAGGCATACCGAAGGGTCCAACTTATTATTCACCCTACAATCATATGAAGAATGCCAAGGACCGGCAGAAGATTGTACTGAAAGCCATGATCGAAACGGGTAAGATTACCCAAAAACAAGCTGACAATGCCTATGAGGAGATGCTGAAGTTCAAACCGGAGAGTGAGCGCAAGACGGTGGAAAATGCCCCTTATTTCCGCGATTATATCCGCAACCTTGCAGTGAGGGAGCTGGGCATCAGTGAAGCGATGCTGGACCACGGAGGACTGAACATTTACACCACACTGGATTTACGTGTGCAGCAGGCGGCTGAACAGGCTGTCGCCAAGGGGATGGATGCAAAAAGCGAGCTGGAGACGGCTCTCGTATCCATCGACCCTCGCACCGGATACATTAAAGCGATGGTTGGCGGCAAGAATTACCGTACCAATCAGATTAACCACGTGCTGGCAACGACACGTCAACCAGGATCTGCATTTAAACCGATTATGTATCTCGCTGCCCTGGAGTCGAAGCAGCTCACCAGTGCATCTATTTTCAATAGTCAGCCTACTCTGTTTCATTATGATAATGACCGCAAAACCTACAAACCCGGTAATTTTGGTGATAAGTATCTGGGCGAGATTGATCTGCGGCAGGCCATTGCGGCATCGGATAACATCTACGCCGTAAATACCATTATGAAAGTCGGTCCTGAGAAGGTTGTGAGTATGGCTCAAAGTCTTGGTATCACAAGCAAGCTGAGCCCTGTCCCTTCTCTTGCGCTGGGCACTTCACCTGTCAGTCCCTTGGAGATGGCTTCCGCTTTCTCCGTTATTGCAGCCGGGGGCAGCGAACGCCGCCGATTGCCATCCTGCAGATCACGGATGCTGCAGGGCGTGTACTGTATGAGTCACCTCAGACCAAAGCAGAAACCGTGGTTGAACCGGCAGCAGCTTATGTATTAACCCGTCTAATGGAAAGTGTCTTTGAGCACGGGGGAACAGGCAATCGGGTATCTGCTGCGATTAAACGCCCGGTAGCAGGCAAAACAGGAACAACAAACACGGATGCCTGGCTTGTCGGATTTACCCCGGAGCTTTCCACCGCCGTGTGGGTTGGTTATGATCAAGGAAAAGCAATCTCCACGTCGGATGGCCGTCGTGCGGCCCCAATCTTCGCCCAATTTACGGAACAGGCTTTGGCAAGCGTACCGCCCAAAATTTTCAACGT harbors:
- the argS gene encoding arginine--tRNA ligase — its product is MTRNPLDTINERVSSAIGSAIVAAGIVTQEELPAITLEVPREKSHGDLATNAAMQLTKIAKRNPRQIAEEIIANLDLADAGIEKAEIAGPGFINFKLDKSYLYPVLNLVHEQGEDFGRIDVGAGKKVEMEFVSANPTGSLHLGHARGAAVGDALCNILDYAGYDVTREYYINDAGNQVFNLARSIEARYLQELGQEAEMPEDGYHGEDIKGFAKELVAEKGDSLLSMHPGDRAAYFRDYGLEKELDKIKRDLNRFRVNFDIWFSETSLYDNGEVLRVLDELRDRNEIYEKDGATWLKTMQYGDDKERVLIKNDGTYTYLTPDIAYHRDKYSRGYDTMINIWGADHHGYIPRMKAAMQALGNDPDKLVVLIAQMVSLFQNGEKVKMSKRTGKAVTMEDLMDEVGIDAIRYFFTMRSMDSHLDFDMDLAISTSNENPVFYVQYAHARVCSVYRQAEEQGIELLPLAQIDLSKLTTEHEYDLLRKMGELPEEIAAAAAGYAPHRIIRYVYELASLFHSYYRAERVITEDAQQTQARLALIGAVRTVIATALRLVGVSAPDKM
- a CDS encoding DUF1934 domain-containing protein, whose product is MSKMRPVQIRLHSRYEGEDVLQEMQGEAVVKGAYLYVRYEEPQAGPEGGMTRTTLKLGEQSIKIIRHGEVESEQTFELNRKLPGFYRSPYMSFALSTNTQKLELSIQGLSARAAWSYDFYRFDEEAGHFAISLHIQEEPNS
- a CDS encoding DUF6171 family protein yields the protein MKSSGYEQQRPSEGRNAPCKGCDSQYDVHISDAKMARLVEIASRSRATVENDEYERRLAICSACPDLQYGTTCRHCGCLVQVRAKIADSTCPYPHASQWV
- a CDS encoding alpha-N-arabinofuranosidase, giving the protein MVNVTLKADSDQGLINRNIYGHFSEHLGRCIYEGLWVGEDSSIPNTEGIRNDVLGALQKLNIPVLRWPGGCFADEYHWKDGVGPKSERARMINTHWGGVEENNHFGTHEFMRLCELLGAEPYISGNLGSGTVQEMQEWVEYITFDGESPMANWRKQNGREEPWKLKYFGVGNENWGCGGNMRPEYYADEYRRYATYVRNYSGNQIYKIACGPNDSNYEWMEVLMREAARFMDGISLHYYTIPTGVWEDKGNATGFGEAEWFTTLKKTLFMDELLVKHSEIMDKYDPEGRVGIIVDEWGTWYNVEPGTNPGFLYQQNTMRDAVLAAVNLNIFNQHNKRVHMANLAQIVNVLQSLVLTEGDKMLLTPTYHVFDMYQVHMDAQRLDLSYESPGYTFGDETIPQLSLSASRNKDGVIHVTASNLSHTDELEVVVQLEAGQAAGVSGQLLHNTDFGAYNTFEQPDQVKPAAWDGLVLENNTLRFMLPPASVGVIAVKA
- the speB gene encoding agmatinase gives rise to the protein MKLDQAYSGNVFICSSEDYENSKAVIYGMPMDYTVSFRPGSRFGPAHIRQASVGLEEYSPYLDKSIVDMTYFDAGDLLLPFGNAGRSLEVIHEYIGSLLADNKFPIGLGGEHLVTWPVIQQMYKKYPDLILIHIDAHADLREHYEGEPLSHSTPVRKAAELMGGQNIYQFGIRSGSREEFQYGRENINFYPFEVAAPMKEALPKMGSRPVYVTIDIDVLDPSAAPGTGTAEAGGITSKELLEAVHMIAGSDVNVVGCDLVEVAPIYDPTQQTQIVAAKLIREMLLGFVK
- the speE gene encoding polyamine aminopropyltransferase; the protein is MELWFTEKQTPVFGITAKIKQTYVTEQTDFQDLAIIETEEFGNMLVLDGMVMTTVKDEFVYHEMAAHPAMNTHPNPKKVLVVGGGDGGVIREVIKHDAVEKAVLVEIDGKVIEYSKTYLPEIAGKLDEPNVEVLVNDGYMHIIEHKDEYDVIIVDSTEPVGPAAPLFERGFYQGIYESLKEDGIFVAQTDNPWFKADLIQKVNKDVKEIFPIVHVYGCNIPTYPSGLWTFTMGSKKHDPLAVDETQIPEMDTKYYSPRLHKAAFVLPKFVEDLTK